The following proteins are co-located in the Bacteroidales bacterium genome:
- a CDS encoding phospho-sugar mutase: MQSTDQIREKAGTWLSEEFNQETRNEVRNMLDNDEKRLIDAFYQDLEFGTGGLRGIMGAGTNRMNIYTLGMATQGLANYIIKQKGNSGIKVAIAHDCRNNSRYFAETTANIFSANGFEVFLFSSLRPTPELSYAIRKYKCHSGVVITASHNPPEYNGYKAYWDDGGQVVAPHDEGIIDEVRKITSISQIKFDGKKEKIKILGKETDDLFLAEVQKMSLNPDIIKKFSNIGIVYTPIHGTGITLVPQALKNFGFTNIISVPEQDIVDGNFPTVKSPNPEEPDALKLAIKKAVETGAELVMATDPDADRLGLAVKNKNGEFILLNGNQTCVLLVWYILSQYKERNKYKGNEYIIKTIVTSNLLEKIAEGYKVEFYNVLTGFKFFAELIRKNEGKKLYIGGGEESYGFLPGEYVRDKDAVASCALAAEAAAWSKSRGLSLYELLIDIYVKYGLYKEKLINIVRKGKEGADEIKAMMTGYRNNPPKAINNSRVLMINDYEMQISHDFIKGTKSHIDLVKSDVLQFFLEDGSKISVRPSGTEPKIKFYFSVNTTLKSADKFEETEKFLDERIDGIIKDMGLI, translated from the coding sequence ATGCAATCAACCGATCAAATAAGGGAAAAAGCCGGAACCTGGCTAAGCGAAGAATTCAATCAGGAGACCCGTAATGAGGTTCGTAACATGCTTGATAACGATGAAAAGAGATTAATTGACGCCTTTTATCAGGATCTGGAATTCGGAACCGGTGGACTAAGAGGTATAATGGGTGCCGGAACCAACAGGATGAATATCTACACCCTGGGGATGGCTACACAGGGATTAGCCAATTATATTATTAAACAAAAAGGGAATTCAGGAATAAAAGTTGCCATAGCTCACGATTGCCGCAATAACAGCCGATACTTCGCTGAAACCACAGCAAATATCTTTTCAGCAAATGGTTTTGAGGTATTTCTTTTCAGTTCCCTACGACCTACACCAGAACTTTCCTATGCGATCAGGAAATACAAATGCCATAGCGGTGTTGTTATAACTGCATCACATAATCCTCCGGAATATAATGGTTATAAAGCTTATTGGGACGATGGAGGACAGGTTGTGGCTCCACACGATGAGGGCATTATAGATGAAGTCAGAAAGATTACTTCTATTAGCCAGATTAAGTTCGACGGAAAGAAAGAGAAAATCAAAATACTCGGAAAAGAGACCGACGACCTATTCCTGGCTGAAGTGCAGAAGATGAGCCTCAATCCTGACATTATAAAGAAATTCAGTAATATCGGAATTGTCTATACCCCGATTCACGGAACCGGAATAACGCTTGTTCCCCAGGCACTGAAGAACTTTGGTTTTACTAATATTATCAGTGTACCTGAACAGGACATTGTTGATGGTAATTTTCCAACAGTAAAATCTCCCAATCCAGAAGAACCTGATGCTTTAAAACTTGCAATTAAAAAGGCAGTGGAAACAGGTGCTGAACTTGTAATGGCCACAGACCCTGATGCTGACAGACTTGGACTGGCAGTAAAAAATAAGAACGGAGAATTTATTCTCCTTAACGGGAACCAGACTTGTGTTCTTCTTGTCTGGTATATTCTGTCTCAATATAAAGAAAGAAACAAATACAAGGGTAACGAATACATTATCAAAACAATAGTAACCTCCAACCTTCTGGAAAAAATTGCTGAAGGTTATAAAGTAGAATTCTATAATGTGTTAACCGGATTTAAATTTTTCGCTGAACTCATACGGAAGAATGAAGGAAAAAAACTTTACATAGGAGGAGGGGAAGAAAGCTATGGCTTCCTTCCTGGCGAATATGTAAGGGATAAGGATGCCGTTGCTTCATGTGCCCTCGCTGCTGAAGCTGCAGCCTGGTCAAAGAGCAGGGGTTTGTCACTTTATGAACTGCTGATTGATATCTATGTTAAATATGGTTTATACAAGGAGAAACTAATTAACATTGTCAGAAAAGGGAAAGAGGGTGCAGATGAGATTAAGGCAATGATGACAGGCTACAGGAATAATCCTCCTAAAGCGATCAATAACAGCAGAGTATTAATGATCAACGATTATGAAATGCAGATCTCTCATGATTTCATTAAAGGGACAAAGTCACATATTGATCTTGTTAAATCTGATGTTCTTCAGTTCTTCCTCGAAGACGGATCCAAAATATCAGTAAGACCATCCGGCACTGAACCAAAAATCAAATTCTATTTTAGTGTAAATACTACACTTAAATCAGCAGATAAATTCGAAGAAACAGAAAAATTCCTCGATGAAAGAATTGATGGCATTATAAAAGATATGGGATTAATTTAA
- a CDS encoding YjbQ family protein: MKSFRKELWFETSTRRAFINITGQVERCLTESDIKEGLVLVNAMHISASVFINDDESGLHHDFEVWLEKLAPEKPYSQYQHNGFEDNADAHIKRTLMGREVVVAVTNGHLDFGPWEQIFYGEFDGKRKKRVLVKIIGE; the protein is encoded by the coding sequence ATGAAATCGTTCAGAAAGGAGTTGTGGTTCGAAACCTCAACACGAAGAGCTTTTATAAATATTACCGGTCAGGTTGAAAGATGTCTCACCGAGAGTGATATTAAGGAAGGCTTAGTGCTTGTCAATGCGATGCATATAAGTGCCAGTGTATTCATAAATGATGATGAATCAGGCCTCCACCACGATTTTGAAGTTTGGCTTGAGAAGCTGGCACCTGAAAAACCATATTCGCAGTATCAGCATAATGGATTTGAGGATAATGCTGACGCACACATCAAACGCACTCTTATGGGAAGGGAAGTTGTTGTTGCTGTTACAAACGGGCATCTCGATTTTGGACCATGGGAGCAGATTTTCTATGGTGAATTTGATGGAAAACGTAAAAAAAGAGTGTTGGTTAAGATAATCGGCGAGTAG
- a CDS encoding AAA family ATPase: protein MRDTIIYTSLCKNLGNIPTDDQSAALKKIAGYICDNNNDVIFLMTGYAGTGKTSVISSVVKTLDILRMRSVLLAPTGRAAKVLSSYSGKQAFTIHKKIYRQKSSKDGLGTFSLDRNLHKDTFFIVDEASMVSNSSGDSSLFGSGRVLDDLIEYVYSGTDCKLILVGDTAQLPPVGSVVSPALDQSALGSYGFGLLSCELKQVVRQSETSGVLMNATRVRLQVAESDLVHPTLDCINYKDTIRISGEELIDEISTAYGTCGLEETIIVVNSNKQANRYNQGIRNRIFFREEEISSGDMVMVVKNNYFLLEEDEEGAGFIANGDIAEVRKIRKYEERYGFHFADMVLKFSDYDLEIESKVMLDVLHLDTPALPSEKNKELFQNVLSDYLHIKSRSKQYDAVKKDPYFNALQIKFAYAVTCHKAQGGQWERVFIDQGMFNRNEITIDYLRWFYTALTRSTDKVYLVNFSDEWFK from the coding sequence ATGCGTGATACGATAATATATACCAGCCTTTGTAAAAATCTGGGCAATATTCCTACAGATGACCAGTCTGCAGCATTAAAAAAAATTGCCGGATATATTTGTGATAATAACAATGATGTTATTTTTCTTATGACTGGTTATGCCGGAACCGGCAAAACAAGTGTTATAAGTTCAGTAGTTAAAACTCTGGATATATTAAGAATGCGGTCGGTATTACTGGCCCCGACAGGCAGGGCTGCAAAGGTCCTCTCATCATACTCCGGAAAACAGGCTTTCACAATCCACAAAAAGATCTACAGACAGAAATCATCGAAAGATGGGTTAGGTACTTTTTCTCTTGACAGGAACCTTCATAAGGACACTTTCTTTATTGTTGATGAAGCATCGATGGTCTCGAACAGTTCAGGAGATTCATCTTTATTCGGCAGTGGCAGAGTACTCGATGATCTTATTGAATATGTTTATTCCGGCACAGACTGTAAACTTATCCTTGTTGGAGATACAGCACAGCTTCCACCGGTAGGTTCTGTAGTAAGTCCGGCACTCGATCAGTCTGCTCTTGGCAGCTATGGTTTTGGCCTGTTGTCATGTGAACTTAAGCAGGTTGTAAGACAGAGTGAGACATCCGGTGTACTGATGAATGCCACAAGGGTGCGGCTTCAGGTTGCAGAAAGTGATCTGGTACATCCAACTCTCGATTGTATTAATTACAAGGACACAATCAGAATATCAGGTGAAGAACTTATAGATGAGATCTCAACAGCCTATGGCACATGCGGTCTGGAAGAGACAATAATAGTTGTTAACTCTAATAAGCAGGCAAACCGTTATAATCAGGGTATTCGCAACCGCATTTTTTTCAGGGAAGAGGAGATAAGCTCTGGTGATATGGTTATGGTGGTAAAGAATAATTATTTTCTTCTTGAAGAAGATGAGGAGGGAGCGGGATTTATTGCCAACGGTGATATTGCTGAAGTGAGGAAGATAAGGAAGTATGAGGAGAGATATGGTTTTCATTTTGCTGATATGGTTCTGAAATTTTCAGACTATGATCTCGAGATTGAATCGAAAGTGATGCTGGATGTTCTGCATCTTGATACACCTGCCCTCCCTTCGGAAAAAAACAAGGAACTCTTTCAAAATGTTCTTTCTGATTATTTGCATATTAAGTCAAGAAGCAAGCAATATGATGCAGTAAAGAAAGATCCTTATTTCAATGCTCTTCAGATCAAGTTTGCATATGCTGTAACCTGCCATAAAGCACAGGGAGGGCAATGGGAAAGGGTTTTCATTGATCAGGGTATGTTTAACAGGAATGAGATTACAATTGATTATCTCCGTTGGTTTTATACTGCCCTTACACGTTCCACCGATAAGGTATATCTGGTTAATTTCTCAGATGAATGGTTTAAGTGA
- a CDS encoding DUF3822 family protein, which yields MPFLELFDETLDINSTENYELALQISPDDLSFCLLDTIRNKFVLIRSHKPEDNKYFNADALKDLINNDDFLTKKFKKVSIVLPSAKFTIVPAPLFDPGKKEEYFTFNHQKGGDDLIFVNKLTDPDAFIVFAVNRQLYEMVNTYYRGINPVHHLKPLFNQVSHIRKNEHDNYIHVHIERDYFNLIIYNNHTLKYCNTYNYRNISDILYYVLNVFKKLDIRQEETIFFSGNTEKYDDISSNFSMYIRNIKFAEPVGNFTFSYVFNDTDLHKFLNLFTIVNCE from the coding sequence ATGCCCTTCCTCGAACTCTTTGATGAGACACTTGATATAAACTCGACTGAAAACTACGAGCTTGCTCTTCAGATTAGTCCTGATGACTTGTCTTTCTGCCTGCTCGATACTATCAGAAATAAGTTTGTTCTTATCAGGTCTCATAAACCTGAGGATAATAAGTACTTTAATGCGGATGCATTAAAGGATCTTATAAATAATGATGATTTTCTCACAAAAAAATTTAAAAAAGTAAGCATTGTACTTCCTTCAGCAAAATTCACAATTGTCCCGGCACCACTTTTTGATCCCGGTAAAAAGGAGGAGTATTTCACTTTTAATCATCAGAAAGGCGGGGACGATTTAATTTTTGTCAACAAACTCACTGATCCTGATGCGTTTATTGTTTTTGCTGTAAACAGACAGTTGTACGAAATGGTAAATACATATTACAGGGGTATTAATCCGGTTCATCATCTCAAGCCGCTCTTCAATCAGGTTTCCCACATAAGAAAAAATGAACATGATAATTATATACATGTACATATTGAACGTGATTATTTCAATCTGATAATATATAACAATCATACTTTAAAATATTGCAACACATATAATTACAGAAATATCTCCGACATTCTTTATTATGTGCTTAATGTTTTCAAAAAACTGGATATCAGGCAGGAGGAAACAATTTTCTTTAGCGGAAATACAGAGAAATATGACGATATTTCTTCAAATTTTTCGATGTATATAAGAAATATAAAATTTGCCGAACCTGTTGGCAATTTTACTTTCAGTTATGTATTTAACGATACTGATCTCCATAAGTTTCTTAATCTGTTTACAATAGTCAATTGCGAATAA
- a CDS encoding RsmD family RNA methyltransferase: MRIIGGTHRGRRIEPPSNFKARPTTDFAREGLFNILNNRIDFESSYVLDLFSGTGSISYEFASRGAAQVHLIDKDPKHIAGIKRIIKDIGFENIRTIHIDVKAYLKTCSIKYDVVFADPPYDLSWLKELPDLVTKSGVIKEDGFFILEHPRALSFSNHEFFFEHRNYGGVNFSFFKPLKSS; the protein is encoded by the coding sequence TTGCGAATAATAGGCGGAACACACAGAGGCAGGAGGATTGAACCTCCTTCAAATTTCAAAGCGAGGCCTACAACTGACTTTGCTCGGGAGGGACTTTTTAATATCCTTAACAACCGTATTGACTTTGAATCATCATATGTACTTGATCTTTTTTCGGGTACGGGAAGTATAAGCTATGAATTTGCATCGAGAGGGGCTGCCCAGGTACACCTGATCGATAAAGATCCGAAACATATTGCCGGAATAAAACGTATAATAAAAGATATCGGCTTTGAAAACATAAGGACAATACATATAGATGTTAAGGCATATCTTAAAACCTGCTCAATAAAATATGACGTCGTCTTTGCGGATCCGCCTTATGATCTGTCGTGGTTAAAGGAACTCCCTGATCTTGTTACCAAATCGGGTGTTATAAAAGAAGATGGCTTTTTTATTCTGGAGCATCCGAGAGCTCTGAGTTTCAGTAACCATGAATTTTTTTTTGAGCACAGGAATTACGGAGGAGTTAATTTTAGTTTTTTCAAACCATTAAAGTCCTCATAA
- a CDS encoding fibronectin type III domain-containing protein, with translation MKIKNLYGIILLMLISLLFLNSCNRDTVIKKEKISGNVQKGPYLVGTSVEMYELNSFMEQTGKVFRTQVSDNSGFFEINNVNLSSEYVEFFANGTYYDEVAGGIPVASLDLSAISDIRDKTTVNINILTHLEKERVKYLVSQGKKFSEAKDSAQAEIMAMFGLKEEGSDPSENLNISQSSQNNAVLIAISMILQGKRYPPDLSALLTNISNDIREDGVLNDENIKTNLRNQMLEINPLNIRKNLVNRYQELGVEAAIPEFEKYLLAYMALKPALPVAWNQWVTNINSSGATLNGKVNPNSLSTVVTFEYGTTTNYENSIPATQSPLLGYLVTNVDARITGLIPGTTYYYRIKAVNALGTVYSTGWQFTR, from the coding sequence ATGAAAATCAAAAATTTGTATGGAATTATCCTACTGATGCTTATATCACTCTTGTTTTTAAATTCATGTAATAGGGATACTGTTATTAAGAAAGAAAAAATTTCCGGTAATGTTCAGAAAGGTCCTTATTTGGTGGGTACTTCTGTTGAAATGTATGAACTGAATTCTTTCATGGAGCAGACAGGAAAGGTATTCAGGACACAGGTAAGTGACAACTCAGGTTTTTTTGAGATCAATAATGTAAATCTATCCTCGGAATATGTTGAGTTCTTTGCAAACGGGACCTATTATGATGAGGTGGCAGGAGGTATTCCTGTTGCATCCCTTGATCTTAGTGCAATTTCAGATATCAGAGATAAAACGACTGTAAATATTAATATCCTTACACATCTTGAGAAGGAACGGGTAAAATATCTGGTAAGTCAGGGTAAGAAGTTTTCCGAGGCTAAAGATTCTGCACAGGCTGAGATAATGGCAATGTTTGGCTTAAAAGAAGAAGGTTCTGATCCTTCTGAAAATCTTAATATATCTCAGTCTAGTCAGAATAATGCGGTCTTAATTGCAATATCTATGATTCTGCAGGGAAAAAGATATCCCCCTGATCTTTCAGCATTGCTTACAAATATTTCAAATGATATCAGGGAAGATGGTGTTTTAAATGACGAGAATATTAAAACAAATCTGAGAAACCAGATGCTGGAGATTAACCCTCTAAATATTCGAAAAAACCTTGTGAATCGCTACCAGGAACTGGGTGTTGAAGCAGCCATTCCGGAATTTGAAAAATATCTCCTTGCGTATATGGCGTTGAAACCAGCTTTACCTGTAGCATGGAATCAGTGGGTTACGAATATAAATAGTTCAGGGGCAACATTAAACGGCAAGGTTAATCCAAACTCATTAAGTACTGTTGTTACCTTCGAGTACGGGACAACCACAAATTATGAAAATTCAATCCCGGCAACTCAAAGCCCTCTATTAGGATATCTTGTTACGAATGTTGATGCAAGGATTACAGGACTGATACCCGGTACAACCTACTACTACAGGATTAAGGCAGTAAATGCACTGGGGACAGTTTATAGTACAGGATGGCAGTTTACGAGATAG